In Geopsychrobacter electrodiphilus DSM 16401, a single window of DNA contains:
- a CDS encoding mechanosensitive ion channel domain-containing protein, which translates to MVLNRYFIILVALLLLAAVPMQTLAAAADTAAPAQTAPAAAPAAPSFPGLSELGPRTSKLTEFVDNSESRLHLLAELKDSEEALRNFTTQLQDLHDKAALLGDPNEWYVDRLSQFNNQFLQLKQNLEGLQAKLAERQKNVEQILSKSREESDFWQQWNKELKAQKVAVPVTTVGQVKTLLKRLEQGGQKTSGAILKIQEKTSTLQQKVNTELDRFAGALAALRKATFRKNEYSFFSPGFQARFTPELWAQVLQGWQTAKKIDWEYLQRYIWIFGVLGLGFIGLGYAIRRYRLPVQENKEWLFVLSHPFATGGFLSLILVGNLFPAPPTQLRFALMLASVVTGSILAAGLMENRRQVRMLFLAAVVLVLTTGFRMIDLPQPLYRIYIAFLAVATVPLLIGQIRTSLKVRGPKAGNFFRFLMRIAVVVLLLSFLTQMAGYMNFASWLLQAAFETGMVILFAIMILRLGRGAIDFVLQHQRLARHKFFSHYGKELALRFYHLLQMMVVLYCLYYLLPLWRLVNSSQEAWALISDFSIHFGKTRISLEMLILALISFYLAMQVSWLLQGLLETRLFYRKSVDRGVRDAIKKLVHYGMVSFGFLAVLSLLGMSLQNFVVILGAFGIGIGFGLQDIVNNFLSGLILLFERPVKVGDFIVVNEEWGNITKIGLRSTVVEIIDHSEIIVPNSQLVSEKVTNWTHSTRMARLAIPVGVAYGSDVPRVMQILTEIAQQHPDAVKDPAAKVLFMEFGDSSLNFEIRVFIPDIVGSFGIRSEMLQQIDARFREAGIEIPFPQRDLHLRSVDGQILEKAQQHQPAQEAEPAPEKEKEPAPELATGFPEEG; encoded by the coding sequence ATGGTTCTGAATCGATATTTCATCATTTTGGTGGCGCTGCTGTTGCTGGCGGCCGTCCCCATGCAGACTCTGGCGGCAGCAGCCGATACCGCCGCTCCGGCGCAAACAGCACCAGCCGCCGCGCCAGCCGCTCCGTCCTTTCCCGGGCTCAGCGAACTCGGTCCACGCACCAGTAAGCTGACCGAGTTTGTTGATAATTCCGAAAGCCGTCTGCATCTCCTCGCCGAACTGAAAGACAGCGAAGAGGCTCTGCGGAACTTCACAACCCAGCTTCAGGATCTTCACGACAAGGCTGCACTCCTCGGCGACCCGAACGAATGGTACGTTGATCGCCTGAGCCAGTTCAACAACCAGTTTCTGCAATTGAAACAGAACCTGGAAGGATTGCAGGCCAAACTGGCTGAACGTCAGAAAAACGTAGAACAAATTCTTAGCAAGAGCCGTGAAGAGAGTGACTTCTGGCAGCAATGGAACAAGGAACTAAAGGCACAGAAGGTCGCCGTTCCGGTGACCACCGTCGGTCAGGTCAAAACTCTGTTGAAACGCCTTGAGCAGGGAGGCCAGAAGACCTCCGGTGCCATTCTTAAAATTCAGGAAAAGACCAGTACCCTGCAACAGAAGGTTAATACCGAACTGGACAGGTTCGCAGGGGCCCTGGCGGCCTTGCGTAAAGCAACCTTTCGTAAGAATGAATATTCGTTTTTTTCCCCTGGTTTTCAGGCCCGCTTCACCCCCGAGCTCTGGGCTCAAGTTCTTCAAGGCTGGCAAACCGCCAAAAAAATCGATTGGGAGTATCTGCAACGCTATATCTGGATCTTCGGCGTACTTGGCCTGGGGTTCATCGGCTTAGGCTACGCGATCAGACGTTACAGGCTTCCGGTGCAGGAAAACAAAGAGTGGCTTTTTGTCCTCTCACACCCTTTTGCTACCGGCGGGTTCCTCTCGCTGATTCTGGTGGGTAATCTTTTTCCGGCACCACCGACCCAGCTCCGTTTCGCCCTGATGCTCGCCAGCGTCGTGACCGGTTCGATTCTGGCGGCGGGGCTGATGGAGAATCGACGCCAGGTGCGGATGCTCTTTCTGGCCGCGGTGGTGCTGGTTCTGACCACCGGTTTCCGCATGATCGACCTGCCCCAGCCGCTCTACCGGATCTACATCGCATTTCTGGCCGTGGCAACCGTGCCGCTGTTGATCGGGCAGATCCGGACCTCACTTAAAGTCCGCGGGCCTAAGGCCGGGAATTTCTTCCGATTCCTGATGCGTATAGCTGTTGTCGTGCTGCTATTGTCATTCCTGACCCAGATGGCGGGCTATATGAATTTCGCCTCCTGGTTATTGCAGGCGGCATTTGAAACCGGGATGGTTATTCTGTTTGCCATCATGATTTTGCGCCTGGGCAGAGGGGCGATCGACTTTGTCCTGCAACACCAGAGGCTTGCCCGACATAAATTTTTTAGCCATTACGGCAAAGAGCTGGCACTGCGCTTCTATCATCTTCTGCAAATGATGGTTGTCCTCTATTGCCTGTATTATCTGCTGCCGCTGTGGCGGCTGGTCAACAGCAGTCAAGAAGCCTGGGCCCTGATTTCAGACTTTTCCATTCATTTCGGCAAAACGCGCATCAGCCTGGAGATGTTAATTCTTGCCCTGATCTCATTCTACCTGGCTATGCAGGTATCCTGGCTGCTGCAGGGATTGCTGGAGACCCGTCTCTTCTATCGCAAATCGGTCGATCGGGGCGTGCGCGATGCGATCAAAAAGCTGGTGCACTATGGGATGGTGAGCTTCGGCTTTCTGGCCGTCCTCAGCCTGCTCGGTATGAGCCTGCAAAACTTCGTCGTGATTCTTGGCGCCTTCGGTATCGGGATCGGCTTCGGCCTGCAGGATATCGTCAACAACTTCCTCTCCGGCCTGATCCTGCTCTTTGAACGACCGGTCAAGGTTGGCGATTTCATAGTGGTCAACGAAGAATGGGGGAATATTACGAAAATCGGGTTGCGTTCAACCGTGGTCGAAATAATTGATCACTCTGAAATCATCGTTCCAAATTCACAGCTGGTCTCGGAAAAGGTCACCAACTGGACCCACAGCACGCGGATGGCCCGCCTGGCCATTCCCGTCGGGGTCGCCTACGGCAGCGATGTGCCACGCGTGATGCAAATTCTCACCGAAATCGCCCAACAACATCCAGATGCGGTTAAGGATCCGGCAGCGAAAGTCCTCTTTATGGAATTCGGGGATAGTTCTCTCAATTTTGAAATTCGGGTTTTTATCCCGGATATCGTGGGGAGCTTCGGCATCCGAAGTGAGATGCTGCAGCAGATCGATGCTCGTTTCCGCGAAGCCGGAATCGAGATCCCCTTCCCGCAGCGTGACCTGCACCTGCGCAGCGTTGATGGCCAGATTCTGGAGAAAGCTCAGCAGCATCAACCGGCACAGGAAGCGGAACCAGCCCCGGAAAAGGAAAAGGAACCAGCCCCAGAATTGGCAACAGGCTTCCCCGAAGAAGGTTAG
- a CDS encoding KamA family radical SAM protein — protein MESWQKILQNSITDPTVLARKFGIDPAPLLKVAERYPMRINPYYLSLIREVGDPIWKQAMPDALELQDKVCHVDPLNEENQSPVPNLVHRYPDRVLFIISSTCAMYCRFCTRKRKVGCADMAVNDTTIDDGIAYIQQHPEIRDVILSGGDPLLRSDESLDSILKRLRAIPHIEMIRIGSRIPVVLPQRITPNLVRVLRRYHPIYLNTHFNHPDEITPQSTRACARLANAGIPLGNQTVLMRGVNDDPLVMRRLMQKLLMIRVRPYYIYQADLVQGTDHFRTSVEEGLEVMRALRGHTSGMAVPAYVIDAPGGGGKIPLLPDYLQQLGDDVVLKNYKGDTYHYPNAEPAEADERVIVRQADAG, from the coding sequence ATGGAATCCTGGCAAAAAATATTACAAAATAGCATTACCGATCCGACCGTGCTGGCACGCAAGTTTGGGATTGACCCGGCGCCATTGCTGAAGGTCGCCGAACGCTACCCGATGCGGATTAACCCCTATTATCTGAGTTTGATCCGTGAAGTCGGCGATCCGATCTGGAAGCAGGCGATGCCCGATGCGCTGGAGCTGCAGGATAAGGTCTGTCACGTCGACCCACTTAATGAGGAGAATCAGAGCCCGGTACCGAATCTGGTGCACCGCTATCCTGATCGGGTGCTGTTTATCATCAGTTCGACCTGCGCCATGTACTGCCGCTTCTGCACGCGCAAGCGCAAGGTCGGATGCGCAGATATGGCGGTCAACGACACAACCATCGATGACGGCATCGCCTATATCCAGCAGCATCCGGAAATTCGTGATGTCATCCTTTCGGGTGGTGATCCGTTATTGCGCAGCGATGAGAGCCTCGACAGTATCCTTAAGCGGCTGCGGGCGATCCCGCATATCGAGATGATCCGCATCGGATCGCGGATCCCGGTGGTTCTGCCGCAGCGGATCACGCCGAACCTGGTGCGGGTGCTGCGGCGCTATCATCCGATCTATCTCAATACCCACTTCAACCATCCGGATGAGATCACCCCGCAATCAACCCGCGCCTGCGCGCGTCTGGCCAACGCCGGGATCCCGCTGGGGAACCAGACCGTTCTGATGCGCGGCGTCAATGATGACCCGCTGGTAATGCGGCGCCTGATGCAGAAGCTGTTGATGATCCGGGTGCGGCCCTACTACATCTACCAGGCCGATCTGGTGCAGGGGACCGACCACTTCCGCACCAGCGTTGAAGAGGGGCTGGAAGTGATGCGTGCCCTGCGTGGACATACCTCGGGGATGGCGGTGCCGGCTTATGTCATCGATGCGCCAGGCGGTGGCGGGAAAATCCCGCTGTTGCCCGATTACCTGCAGCAGCTCGGTGACGATGTGGTCCTCAAAAATTATAAGGGCGACACCTATCATTACCCCAACGCCGAACCTGCCGAGGCGGATGAGCGGGTTATCGTCCGGCAGGCAGACGCGGGTTAG
- a CDS encoding GNAT family N-acetyltransferase, which yields MRALKRSDLAQLKGILNRLKLAGSFTRDEVVCAMELLQIVLDQPEQKDYLVLVAEKPQGVVGYILYGPVPVTSGNFDIYWIATDPSVQGEGFGRLLMEAAERDMCERGARMICLETSSKGSYQRTRSFYDNAGYLQESVIADFYTPGDDRITYVKRFA from the coding sequence ATGCGCGCCCTTAAACGCAGTGATCTGGCGCAACTCAAAGGGATCTTGAATCGCCTCAAACTGGCGGGTTCCTTCACCAGGGACGAAGTCGTCTGCGCCATGGAATTGCTGCAGATCGTTCTCGATCAACCTGAACAGAAGGATTACCTGGTACTGGTGGCCGAAAAACCACAAGGGGTGGTCGGATACATCCTCTATGGACCGGTGCCGGTGACCAGTGGCAATTTTGATATCTACTGGATCGCCACCGACCCGAGTGTTCAGGGGGAAGGTTTTGGTCGTCTGCTGATGGAGGCCGCCGAGCGCGACATGTGCGAACGGGGTGCCCGTATGATCTGTCTCGAAACCTCGTCGAAGGGCTCCTACCAACGGACGCGTTCCTTCTACGACAACGCCGGCTACCTGCAGGAATCGGTAATCGCCGATTTCTACACACCGGGCGATGACCGGATCACCTACGTCAAGCGTTTTGCCTAA
- a CDS encoding D-alanine--D-alanine ligase family protein — MRIAVCYNQTPKKPNQGEARDLIADAGSFDEAKAVQKALASLGHQAELLPLADDLVDFIQRIKAFAPGVVFNLCEGFWGNARQEMHVAALFELLRIPFTGSNALCLGLSQDKIRTKALLQQSGLPTPAFAIAKQKGDALRLEKLKFPLIVKPPYEDASQGIEHASVVDNKQTLAKRIRYIHEVYRQPALVEEFIEGRELNVAILGGVKPKILPISEITFDPSLPRAMVCFDSKWSPESAAYRGTRPVCPAALTAKETLLIYTVAERAYTLLGCRDYARVDIRLRNNTPFILEINANPDISPDAGLTRSATAAGLNYAQLIDRILAFVSQRKEVADARP, encoded by the coding sequence ATGCGCATCGCCGTTTGTTATAATCAGACCCCTAAAAAACCGAATCAGGGCGAAGCCCGTGACCTGATCGCCGATGCCGGCTCGTTTGACGAAGCCAAGGCGGTGCAGAAGGCGTTGGCCTCCCTTGGGCATCAGGCCGAGCTGCTGCCGCTGGCAGATGACCTGGTGGATTTCATCCAGCGGATCAAGGCCTTTGCTCCCGGGGTAGTCTTCAATCTGTGTGAAGGTTTCTGGGGTAATGCGCGGCAGGAGATGCATGTCGCGGCCCTGTTTGAACTGCTGAGAATCCCCTTCACCGGATCCAATGCGCTCTGCCTCGGCCTGAGCCAGGACAAAATCCGCACCAAAGCCTTGCTGCAGCAGAGCGGTCTGCCGACTCCGGCCTTTGCCATCGCCAAACAGAAGGGTGATGCCCTGCGTCTCGAAAAGCTGAAGTTTCCGCTGATTGTCAAACCCCCATATGAAGACGCCTCGCAGGGGATTGAACATGCGAGTGTGGTGGACAACAAGCAGACGCTGGCCAAACGGATCCGCTATATCCATGAGGTCTATCGTCAGCCGGCGCTGGTCGAAGAGTTTATCGAAGGTCGCGAGTTGAACGTCGCCATTTTAGGCGGGGTGAAACCGAAGATTCTGCCGATCTCCGAGATCACCTTTGACCCGTCATTGCCGCGCGCCATGGTCTGTTTTGACAGCAAGTGGTCGCCGGAGTCTGCCGCATACCGTGGCACCAGGCCCGTTTGCCCGGCGGCGCTGACCGCCAAGGAGACGCTGCTGATCTACACTGTGGCCGAGCGCGCGTATACCCTGCTGGGCTGTCGTGATTACGCGCGGGTCGATATCCGTCTGCGCAATAACACCCCATTTATCCTCGAAATCAACGCCAATCCGGATATCTCGCCGGATGCCGGTCTCACGCGGTCCGCTACGGCGGCCGGCCTGAACTATGCTCAACTCATCGATCGTATTCTGGCTTTTGTCAGCCAGAGAAAGGAAGTTGCCGATGCGCGCCCTTAA
- a CDS encoding D-alanine--D-alanine ligase family protein, whose translation MNIALAFNQRGAEGDDPLPAPCTLHPQQTSSDLYAEWDDEQTIAAVASALAQQHQVSLVNADLDAFERLRGLKPDLVFNMSEGLFGGSRESQIPALLEMLQIPYTGSDPLTLGLCLDKYRTKEILSYNHIATPDFVLIDNADELPAHMSYPLLVKPPLEGSSKGITDSSLVRTPQELQRELVRVRENYAQQALVEEFLCGREFTVALLGNGTDVRVLPIVEIDFSTLPEGANPIYSYEAKWLWDTDDDPLQIFHCPAPLEPLLRRSIEDLCRKAFNHLGCRDWCRIDVRLDSEGHPQIIEVNPLPGVLPRPEQNSCFPKAARAAGLSYSEMILSVVDAACERLGLVEKNHAHRRLL comes from the coding sequence ATGAATATTGCACTCGCTTTTAATCAGCGTGGCGCAGAAGGAGATGACCCTCTCCCTGCACCCTGCACCCTGCACCCGCAGCAAACATCATCAGACCTTTACGCCGAATGGGACGATGAACAGACCATAGCGGCGGTCGCTTCCGCTCTCGCTCAACAGCATCAGGTTTCGTTGGTCAATGCCGACCTCGACGCCTTCGAACGACTTCGAGGACTAAAACCGGATCTGGTCTTCAATATGTCCGAAGGCCTCTTCGGCGGAAGTCGTGAATCCCAAATTCCGGCGCTGCTGGAGATGCTGCAAATCCCCTATACCGGGAGTGATCCGCTGACTCTCGGGCTCTGTCTCGACAAGTACCGCACCAAAGAGATTCTCAGCTACAACCACATTGCAACGCCGGACTTTGTCCTCATCGACAACGCTGACGAGCTCCCCGCTCATATGAGTTACCCGCTGTTGGTCAAACCTCCCCTCGAAGGTTCGAGCAAGGGGATTACCGACAGCTCGCTGGTTCGCACGCCGCAGGAGTTACAGCGTGAACTGGTGCGCGTTCGTGAAAATTATGCGCAGCAGGCGCTGGTCGAAGAATTCCTCTGCGGGCGTGAATTTACCGTCGCCCTGCTCGGTAACGGTACAGATGTTCGCGTACTGCCGATTGTCGAAATCGATTTTTCGACTCTGCCAGAGGGCGCCAACCCGATCTATTCCTACGAGGCCAAGTGGCTCTGGGATACTGATGATGACCCGCTCCAGATTTTTCATTGTCCCGCTCCCCTCGAACCGTTGTTACGGCGTTCGATCGAGGATCTCTGCCGTAAGGCTTTTAACCACCTGGGTTGCCGTGACTGGTGCCGCATCGATGTGCGGCTCGACAGTGAGGGTCATCCGCAGATCATCGAAGTGAATCCGTTGCCCGGGGTCCTCCCGCGGCCGGAGCAGAACAGCTGCTTCCCCAAGGCCGCGCGTGCGGCGGGCCTCAGCTATTCAGAGATGATTCTGAGTGTCGTCGATGCCGCTTGCGAGCGGCTGGGACTGGTGGAGAAAAATCATGCGCATCGCCGTTTGTTATAA
- a CDS encoding DMT family transporter — MLNVIFYCATVLIWGSTWLAIKFQLGTIAPVVSICWRFGLASLLLLGFCLLRRLPLRFSAQDQLFIALQGISLFALNYLCFYLAELQITSGLAAVVFSTIVVMNIVNGRIFLSTPLEWRVLLGGGFGLCGLGLLFWPELVAVHFSGAVVSGLLLSIAATYLASLGNILSARNQRAGLPVIQTNAWGMSYGTLCMLAVALASGAPLQIDTSPAYLLSLAYLAIFGSVIAFGCYLSLIGRIGAGRAAYSTLLFPLVALLLSTIWEGYRWTPAAIGGVLLIAGGNWLALLKKPLAVPVGNTQRS; from the coding sequence ATGCTTAATGTCATCTTCTACTGCGCTACCGTCCTGATCTGGGGCTCCACCTGGCTGGCGATCAAATTTCAGCTCGGCACTATCGCGCCAGTGGTCTCAATCTGCTGGCGCTTCGGGCTTGCTTCGCTGCTGCTGCTCGGCTTTTGCCTGCTGCGCCGCCTGCCGCTGCGTTTCTCGGCGCAGGATCAGCTGTTTATTGCACTGCAAGGGATCTCGCTGTTCGCTCTCAACTATCTGTGCTTTTATCTGGCCGAACTGCAGATTACCAGTGGCCTGGCGGCGGTGGTCTTTTCAACCATCGTGGTGATGAACATCGTCAACGGCAGGATATTTCTCAGCACCCCGCTCGAATGGCGGGTGCTGCTGGGAGGAGGTTTCGGCCTCTGCGGGCTGGGACTGCTCTTCTGGCCGGAGCTGGTCGCGGTTCATTTCAGCGGGGCGGTGGTCAGCGGCCTGCTGCTCAGCATCGCCGCGACCTATCTCGCATCCCTCGGCAATATCCTCTCGGCGCGCAACCAGCGTGCCGGGCTACCAGTGATCCAGACCAACGCCTGGGGGATGAGCTACGGCACCCTCTGCATGCTGGCGGTGGCCCTGGCCAGCGGTGCCCCCTTGCAGATCGACACCAGCCCCGCCTACCTGCTCTCGCTGGCCTACCTGGCGATCTTCGGTTCAGTCATCGCCTTCGGCTGCTACCTCAGTCTCATCGGCCGCATCGGCGCCGGTCGGGCCGCCTACTCGACCCTGCTCTTCCCGCTGGTAGCGCTACTGCTTTCAACCATCTGGGAGGGATACCGCTGGACCCCGGCGGCCATAGGTGGCGTACTGCTGATCGCCGGGGGAAACTGGCTGGCCCTGCTCAAGAAACCACTCGCGGTTCCCGTCGGCAACACGCAAAGATCCTGA
- the lpdA gene encoding dihydrolipoyl dehydrogenase translates to MSTLPQKSQLVVIGAGPGGYSAAFRAAELGLEVTLIDPEINPGGVCLYRGCIPSKALLHVAKLVTEAEESAAIGVTFGNPQLDIDKIRAWKNGVIETLTGGLGGKATKLKLSYVRGTARFKDQQTLVVTTSAGEESELAFEQAILATGSRPVMLPGVETGKRIIDSSGALELEDVPKTLLVVGGGYIGLELGSAYAALGSKVSVVEMTSGLLPGCDRDLVSVLKRRLDKKFEQMLLNTKVAELKVQKNGVTVTFETQKGESSSKRFDKVLIAIGRRPNHENLGLENTAVKVSDKGFVEVDGQQRTAVPHIFAIGDLAGEPMLAHKAYAEAHVAAAVAAGRKAVFDPRAIPAVVFTDPEIAWCGLTETAAREQKLKVKTAKLPWRSNGRTLTLGRDDGITKLIVDAENDRLLGVGLAGPGAGELIAEAVLALEMAATGEDLRSSIHPHPTLSETIFEAAQMLFKA, encoded by the coding sequence ATGAGTACTCTCCCCCAAAAATCCCAACTGGTCGTCATCGGCGCCGGACCCGGTGGCTATTCCGCCGCCTTTCGTGCCGCCGAACTTGGCCTTGAAGTTACCCTGATCGATCCCGAAATCAACCCCGGCGGGGTCTGTCTTTACCGCGGCTGCATTCCCTCAAAGGCGCTGCTGCACGTCGCCAAGCTGGTGACCGAGGCCGAAGAATCAGCGGCGATCGGGGTGACGTTCGGCAATCCACAGCTCGATATCGACAAGATCCGCGCCTGGAAAAACGGTGTGATCGAAACCCTGACCGGTGGTCTGGGCGGTAAAGCTACCAAGCTGAAGCTCAGCTATGTGCGCGGTACGGCGCGCTTCAAGGATCAGCAAACCCTGGTGGTGACAACCAGCGCAGGGGAAGAGAGCGAACTTGCCTTCGAACAGGCGATCCTCGCCACCGGGTCGCGGCCGGTGATGCTGCCGGGGGTGGAGACCGGCAAGCGGATTATCGATTCGAGCGGCGCGCTTGAGCTGGAGGATGTGCCGAAAACGCTGCTGGTGGTCGGTGGCGGCTATATTGGACTAGAACTCGGCTCGGCCTATGCGGCGCTGGGGAGCAAGGTTTCGGTGGTCGAGATGACCTCTGGGTTGTTGCCGGGTTGTGACCGCGATCTGGTTTCGGTGCTCAAGCGGCGGCTCGACAAGAAGTTTGAGCAGATGCTGCTGAACACCAAGGTCGCCGAGCTTAAGGTACAGAAGAATGGCGTGACTGTTACCTTTGAAACTCAAAAAGGGGAGAGCAGCAGCAAACGCTTCGACAAGGTGCTGATTGCTATCGGTCGGCGACCCAACCATGAAAATCTGGGGCTGGAAAATACTGCTGTCAAGGTTTCAGATAAAGGTTTTGTCGAGGTCGATGGCCAGCAGCGCACCGCAGTACCGCACATTTTTGCCATCGGCGATCTGGCCGGGGAACCGATGCTCGCCCACAAGGCCTATGCCGAAGCGCATGTAGCCGCAGCGGTTGCGGCCGGGCGCAAGGCGGTCTTTGACCCGCGCGCCATCCCGGCGGTGGTCTTCACCGATCCCGAAATTGCCTGGTGCGGTCTGACCGAGACCGCCGCGCGTGAACAGAAGCTTAAGGTCAAGACCGCCAAGCTCCCCTGGCGCAGTAACGGCAGGACGTTGACCCTGGGGCGTGACGACGGCATCACTAAGTTGATAGTTGATGCTGAAAATGATCGGCTGCTCGGCGTGGGGCTGGCGGGTCCCGGGGCTGGGGAATTGATTGCTGAAGCGGTGCTGGCGCTGGAGATGGCGGCGACGGGAGAGGATCTGCGCAGCAGCATCCACCCTCATCCGACCCTGTCAGAGACAATTTTCGAGGCGGCGCAGATGTTGTTTAAGGCTTAA
- a CDS encoding 2-oxo acid dehydrogenase subunit E2 — protein MKVEIKIPEVAEGVKSGTVVALMVAVGDRVEADQTVLELETDKAVVAIPTPEAGTISEIRVAEGDSVKIGAVIMLLESMGRTETSQDAGGEDGRDKKVQTPTENQAADATVVGAEKSSARQDPAPAPVEMVQDEVRRPLDLTPVRRDDRVAPAAPSVRRQARELGVDIYQVQGTGPAGRISAEDVRSFVQETMRRVTGGGIHVSEFPGLHAQRPLPDFSRFGTSSREPMSKVRELTADAMSYAWSTIPMVTQYDKAQIGKVEAFRKEFNLKATPETKLTMTAFLARVCAAALKVFPQFNSALDLASRELVMLHYINIGVAVDTPNGLLVPVIREVDKKGVETIAGELNELAGRTRERRLTPAEMEGGTFTISNLGGIGGTAFTPIVYAPQVAILGVSEAGMQPVWNGTEFEPQLVMPLSLTYDHRVIDGADGARFLRWICRALENPLYLVM, from the coding sequence ATGAAAGTCGAAATTAAAATACCTGAGGTCGCCGAAGGAGTGAAATCCGGCACAGTGGTGGCGTTGATGGTGGCGGTGGGTGACAGGGTCGAGGCCGACCAGACCGTGCTGGAGCTGGAGACCGACAAGGCGGTGGTGGCAATCCCGACGCCTGAGGCCGGAACCATCAGTGAAATCCGCGTGGCGGAAGGGGACTCGGTCAAGATCGGGGCGGTGATTATGCTGCTCGAGAGTATGGGCCGAACTGAAACTAGCCAGGATGCAGGGGGTGAGGATGGCCGGGATAAAAAAGTACAGACACCGACAGAGAATCAAGCCGCGGACGCGACGGTTGTTGGCGCAGAAAAATCGTCTGCGCGCCAGGATCCAGCGCCTGCGCCGGTGGAAATGGTACAAGACGAGGTCAGGCGTCCCCTTGATTTGACTCCGGTGCGGCGTGATGACCGGGTGGCACCGGCAGCGCCATCGGTGCGGCGGCAGGCGCGCGAGCTCGGAGTCGACATTTATCAGGTTCAGGGGACAGGCCCCGCCGGTCGAATCAGTGCCGAAGATGTGCGCAGTTTTGTGCAGGAGACCATGCGGCGCGTGACTGGCGGCGGGATTCATGTCTCAGAATTTCCCGGGTTGCATGCCCAGCGTCCACTCCCGGATTTCAGCCGTTTCGGCACCAGCAGCCGTGAACCGATGTCGAAGGTGCGTGAGCTGACGGCCGATGCCATGAGTTACGCCTGGTCGACCATCCCGATGGTCACCCAGTACGACAAGGCACAAATCGGCAAGGTCGAGGCGTTTCGCAAGGAGTTTAACCTGAAGGCCACGCCCGAAACCAAACTGACCATGACCGCTTTTCTGGCCAGGGTCTGCGCGGCGGCGTTGAAGGTTTTTCCGCAGTTTAACAGCGCCCTCGATCTGGCCAGCCGTGAGCTGGTGATGCTGCACTACATCAATATCGGTGTAGCGGTCGATACCCCCAACGGTCTGCTGGTGCCGGTCATCCGCGAGGTCGACAAAAAAGGGGTGGAGACGATCGCCGGCGAGCTCAATGAGCTTGCCGGCCGCACCCGCGAACGACGCCTCACCCCGGCAGAGATGGAAGGTGGCACCTTCACCATCAGCAACCTGGGCGGCATCGGCGGCACTGCCTTCACGCCGATTGTCTACGCACCGCAGGTCGCCATACTGGGAGTCTCCGAAGCCGGGATGCAGCCGGTCTGGAACGGCACCGAATTCGAGCCGCAGCTGGTGATGCCGCTATCGCTGACCTATGATCATCGGGTGATCGACGGCGCCGACGGGGCGCGGTTTTTGCGCTGGATCTGTCGTGCGCTGGAAAATCCGCTGTATCTGGTGATGTGA